The genomic interval AACTTTACTAAGAATTCAGCAAAATGGACGTGATGAATTTTACAAAGGTGAAACTGCACAACGATTAGTGAATTTTATGCAAGCAAATGGCGGAATAATGACCTTAGAAGATTTGGCTAAATACGAAGCTAAATGGCGAACACCAATTACTTTTAATTATGATGATTTACGAGTTATATCGATGTCTCCACCTTCTAGTGGTGGAATTTGTTTAGCACAAATTATGAACGGAATTGAATCGTATGATTTAGATAAATATGGTCATAATTCAACTAAAACCATTCAGGTTATTGCAGAAGCAGAACGCAGAGCCTATGCGGACAGAAGTTTCTTTTTAGGAGATCCTGATTTTGTAAAAATTCCGTTAGAAACTTTAATTTCTAAGGAATATACTAAAGGTAGAATGGATAATTTTTCTTTTGACAAAGCGACAAAATCTTCGGATGTTTCTCACGGAACAATTCAAATGGTAGAAAGTGATGAAACCACTCATTATTCTATTGTAGATACTTTTGGAAACGCAGTTTCTGTTACCACTACTATAAATGGTGCGTATGGTTCTAAACTATATTGTTCTGATTTAGGTTTCTTTTTAAATAACGAAATGGACGATTTTTCTAGTAAACCTGGTGTACCTAATATGTTTGGTTTAATTGGTGCTGAAGCGAATAAAATTGTACCAGAAAAAAGAATGTTAAGTTCTATGACGCCAACAATTGTAGAAAAAAATGGCAAACTATGGATGGTTGTTGGAACTCCTGGAGGTTCAACAATTATTACTTCTGTGATGCAAACTATTTTAAATGTGCATGAATTCGGTTTCGGAATGCAAGAAGCTGTAAATCAGCCTCGTTTTCATCATCAATGGTTACCAGATGTTATTATGATGGAACCAAATAAATTTGATCAAAAAACAGTTGCTGAACTAGAAAAAGTTGGATATTCTATCAACCAAAAAGACGCTCCTGTTATAGGTAAAGTTGAAGGTATTTTAGTTTTACCAAATGGGAAATTAGAAGGTGGTGCAGATCCTAGAGGTGATGATAAAGCGGTTGGTTTTTAGACTGTAGACTGTAGACAAAACAACAACTAACAACTAACAACTAACAATGATACAACCATTTCACTTAGCAATTCCAGTAAAAGATTTAGAGAAATGTAGAGCTTTTTATAGAGATATTTTACAATGTGAAGAAGGTAGAAGTTCTGATACTTGGGTCGATTTTAATTTCTTTGGACATCAATTTGTGATTCATCAAAAAGATGGTTTTCATCCAGAAAGAATTTCTAATCCTGTTGATGGACATGATGTTCCTGTTCCGCATTTCGGTGTTGTACTTACTTGGGATGATTGGCACGCTTTAGCTGATAGATTAAAAGCTGCAAATACTTCTTTTATAATTGAACCAACAATTCGTTTTAAAGGAAAAGTTGGCGAACAAGCGACTCTATTTTTTAACGATCCAGAAAATAATGCTTTAGAATTTAAGGCATTTAAAGATGAGAGTCAGATTTTTGCTACATAAGTAACAGGTTAGAGGTCTCGACTGCGCTCGACCTGACATTAAAAGAATTTAAACTCCAAATGAAAAATTACACGAGTTAATGCAACTTATAGAAACTCATTTAGTTCCAATCTTAGAAAAACCAATTCGTTTACAAGAATACGGAGTTGGTGTTTTTAAAACAACACCTACTAAATCGGGAATTAAAAAAGCAATAAAAAAAGGATTACTTCTTGTTGATAAAAAAACAACCACTTCTGCCCTATTTATCAATGGTGGGGAAACTATAGAATTATATCAAACCGAAGAAAATGACTCTTTTAAAAGGTTAGAATTAAAACTTGATGTTTTATTTGAGGATGATTTTTTAGCAATAATTTATAAACCAGCTGGAATTTTAGTGAGCGGAAATTCTTTTGTAACTATTGATAATGCGTTAAGTCAAAATTTACAAAAATCTACTCAATTTGATGCTGTTAGACCAAGGCCTGTTCATCGTTTAGATTACCCAACAAGTGGTGTTTTATTGATTGGAAAAACGAATGCTAGTATTTTAGCATTGAATAAATTATTTGAAAATAAAGAAATTCAAAAAACATATCATGCAATTTGTATCGGTAAAATGAATTCTGAAGGAAAAATCAATAATCCTATTGATAATAAAGAAGCTATTACCAATTATAAAGTTATAGAAATGGTAGTTTCTGAACGTTTTAAATTTCTAAATTTAGTAAAGTTGAATCCAAAAACGGGAAGAAAACATCAACTTAGAAAGCATTTATCGGAAAATGGAAATCAAATTTTAGGTGATAAAGAATACGGTAAAGAAGAATTACAATTAAAAGGAAAAGGCTTGTATTTACATGCTTCTAGTTTAGAGTTTGAACATCCTTTTACACATGAGAAAATATCAGTAATTAAAGAATTACCAAAGAAGTTTAGGAAGATATTTCCAGCGTTTTAAATTTATTGTCATTCCTTTAAAGATAAAAATCTCTTAATCTTATTTTATTTTTTTGTCATTGCGAGGAAGTATGACGAAACAATCTCTCAAACAGATTCCTTCACTTGTTCGGAATGACAAACAAAGTATTCCCTAAAACCTGTTAGTTACCTTAAAAATAAACGACACTTTATAAAACATTTTAACTATGAAAAAAATATTCTTCATTTTCTTATTAATCAGTTCTTATGGCTTTTCACAAGACATGACTATAGATAAACTTGATTTTATCATTAAAAAAAATGCTGATAGTACAGCAGTAAATGGCAATTCTTGGAATTTTGCTGTTAATGGAAAATTAATGATTTGTATTGCAGATAAAAACGCGAATAGAATGCGGATTATATCACCGATTTCAAAACAAGAAAAATTGAGTGAAGAGCTATTATTGAATTCATTAATTGCAAATTTTCATACTGCTTTAGATGTTAAATACGCTATCTCTGACGGTGTTTTATGGTCCGTTTTTATTCATCCTTTAAAAGAATTATCAACTCATCAAGTTGAAGATGCAATTTCACAAGTATATTATGCTAGTGAAACTTTTGGGACAATTTACACCAGCACAAACCTTACGTTTCCAGGAAATACAAAGAAGAAAAAAGAAGTGAAGAAAAAACCTGTGTTAGAGAAAATCTAAAGAATTCATTGTTTGTTTTAGTTTTTTTACAAGCTCAATTATTTCATCTTCTGTATAACTTGCAAAACCAATTCTTATCGCATTATGGTTATTATTAGCTAAATCGTAACGTTCCCAATCGCCAATTTCTAATTGATGTCTTTTAGCAGTTTCTGATACTTGTTTCCACGTATATTTCTTATCTAGGATTGTCCAAACTGCCATTCCTCCTTTCGGAACCTCAAACGAAAAATAAGCACTCAATTCTTCTGTCATTAATTTACAAAACAAGTCTCTTCGTTGTCGGTAAATTTTTAATACTTTTTTAATATGTCTGTCTAAATCACCAGATTTTATAAACTCAGCAAAAGTGAGTTCTAACAAAGCATCACCTTGCCTATCAATATAGCGTCTATGTTTTGCAGCTTCATCTACAAAATCTTTTGGTGCAATTAAATATCCAATTCTAAAAACAGGTGCTACAGTTTTACAAACAGAACCTAAATAAATTACATTTCCTAAAGAATCGTGACTTGATAATGGTAATATTGGCGCATGATTATAATTGAAATCGTAATCATAATCGTCTTCTATTATCGCAAAATTGTACAGTTTTGATAAGTTTAATAAATGAATTCTTCTTTTTGCTGATAGTGTAACCGTTGTTGGATGATGATGATGCGATGTAACAAATACCGCTTTTATTCTTTTCTTCTTGCAAATCTTTTCGATTGCATCAGTGTTTAATCCATTTTCATCAACAGGAACGCGTAAAATCTTAGCTTTCGATTGCGAAAAAGTAACATCCGCAGCAATATAGTTTGTTTCGCCAACCACCACTAAATCGTCTTTTTTGAACAATAATATAGCCGTTAAAAAGATTCCCATTTGACTTCCTCTGGTTATCAAAATATTATCAATAGTTATTTGTAAACCTCTAGTTTCATTTAAATAAGAAACTAACGCTTCTCGCAAACGAATATTTCCGTAGGTAGATTTATAAGTCAATTGTTCTATCGTACTTTTTTTACTCGCAATTCTTCTGTACGTTCTAGCTATATCATCAATTGGCGTTAAACGATGATCTGAAACACCGTCATTTATTACTGTAAAATTTGTAAGCTCAGGAAACGTTTTTCGTTCTAATATTTTACTCTTTTTAAAAGAAAAATTTGCTTTACTTTTTATCGACTTTACGATATCGTTTGTAGATTTTTGATAGTGTAATAATGGTAAATCGGTATTTACAAAAGTTCCTTTTTTAGGAATACTTACAATCCAACCTTGCAATAATAACTCCTCATAACAAGCCACCACTGTTTTTCTATGAACATTTAACATTTCTGCCAAAACTCTACTGCCCGGTAATTTGGTATTACTCGGTAAAGTGTTATTTTTAATCAAAGTTATAAACTGATTTGACAACTGTAAATACAACGCTTGACTTGTATTTCTTTTTAATAGAAAACTGGTTTTATACGGAAACATAACTGGACTATTAAATATATTTATTCTGGATTAAAACAATAGTCCATAAATGTACTAATTTTGAACTATAAATTATAAATGATGATAAAAAAAGAATTAAACACTAGTGAATACAACAAATATTATTCAAGATATATAAATAGAGTTGAAGAAAACACAGAACTAATTTCTGGCTACGAAGCTGATAAAAAAATGGTGATTGACTTTTTTAATTCAATTCCTAAAGAAAAACACGAATTTAGATATCAACCTGAAAAATGGACCATAAAAGAAATTTTACAGCATATTGTTGATACAGAACGTGTTTTTATGTATCGCTTCTTATGTATTGCTAGAAATGACAAAACTGCTTTTCCTGGTTATGAACAAGATGATTATATCGCTCCTTCTGAAGCGAATAAAAAATCTATGGAAGCTTTAATCCATGAATTTACTGTTACCCGTTTATCATCATTAAATTTAATTAAAAGTATTTCTGAAGAAAATTTAAAAAATATGGGAACCGCAAGTAATTCGCCAATGTCAGCAAGAGCTTGTGCTGTTTTATTATTAGGCCATAGCATTTGGCATATTGATGTAATTAAAGAACGTTATCTATAGAAAATGTTAGAATTAAGACCCGGTTGCGAGCATTGCAATAAAGCATTACCTCATACTTCAACAGAAGCAATGATTTGTTCTTTTGAATGTACATATTGCAAAGAATGTGCTTTAGAAATCTTTGAAAATGTATGTCCAAGTTGTGCTGGTAATTTTGTGGAGCGTCCTATTCGTCCATCAAAAATGATTGAAAAATATCCTGCTTCAATCAAAGAAGTTTTTAAGCCAAAAGATTTAGAAAAAGCAAAAATTAATTCAGAAAAATATAAAAACATCAACCCAGGAGAACGTTAAAAAATGATAGAAATTAGAAGAGCAACAGTTGATGACGCTATACATATTGCTTTATTAGGTAGAATTACCTATACAGAATCGCATGGAGATTACATTGAGAATAAAGAGTATTTACTTGATTTCTACAATAAATATTATTCTGTTCATCAAATTAGAAAAGAGTTAAATGATCCAGAAAATTTATATTGGATTATCTTCTCAGATGAGCTACCTATAGGTTTTGCTAAACTTTCTTTAAATGTTAATTACGAAAAATCAGGAAGTACTAATTCGTGTAAACTTCAAAGATTATATATTTTGAATGATTTTATTGCTTTAAAAATTGGCTCACAATTGCAAGAAATTATTTTAAAGAAAGCAAAAGAATTAAAATTTGACCTTATTTGGTTAACTGCTTATTATAAAAATACGAAAGGAATTCATTTTTATAAAAAATATGGATTCGAAAATATTGGAAGTATCGATTTTTTTGTTGGTGAAAAGAATTATGAAAACTTAGTGTTCGCTAAAAAATTATAGAAATGAAAGAATATTCAAAATCAAAATTAAATCGTGTTAAAAGAGGTCAAAATAGAGCAACCTATGATGTTGAAAAAATCAACTCAATTTTAGATGCTGGCTTTATTGGATACGTAAGCTATGTGTATCAAGAACAAGCAATTACCTTACCGATGGCGTATGGAAGAAAAGATGATAAGATTTATCTACATGGTTCTCAAGCCAATAGAATGTTATTAACGTTATTAGAAACTGGTAAAATTAGCATGACGGTTATGCATTTAGATGCCTTAGTTTTAGCTCGTTCGGGACTGCATCATTCTGTAAATTACAGATCTGTTACACTTTTTGGTTCTGTTAAAAAAATTACAGATGATACCGAAAAAGATGCCGCTTTATTTTGTTTTATGGAACATATGATGAAAGGTCGTTGGGACGGAATTAGAGATATGCATAAGCAAGAATTAGACAGAACTTTAGTGGTAGAAATGACCATTGAAACCGCTTCTGCAAAAGTTAGAGATGTTGGTGTTGGAGATGAACCTGAAGATTATAATTTAGATGTTTGGGCAGGATTAATTCCTATAAAACAAGTAGCTGAATTTCCAATTCCTGATGAAGGAAAACCTAAAGGCATGGAAATTCCTAAACATATTATGGATTATTATGAGCAGCATAAACAATAAACTTACGGTTAGAGAATTTACAATTGACGATGTAAATTTTATAGTAGATTATTTTTATAATGCTACGGATGAATTTTTATTAGGTATGGGTGCTATCAAAGAAAAACTTCCAAAAAGAACATTATTTTATGATATAATTTATAGTGAAGTAGAAAAAAAATATCGCAATAAAAACCTGTATTATATTATTTGGCTATTGAATAATGAACCTGTTGGACATAGTCATATTAACAAAATTAACTTCGGAAAAGAAGCATATATGCATTTACATCTATGGAAAAACCCGAATAGACAAAAAGGTTTAGGTTCTGCTTTTGTAAAAGAAACACTTCCTTATTATTTTAAAAACTTCCAATTAGAAAATTTATTTTGCGAACCTTATGCAGAAAATCCTTCACCTAATAAAACATTATTAAAAGTTGGTTTTGATTTTGTTAAAGGATATGAAACTATACCTGGTACCATAAATTTTCATCAAAAAGTAAATCAATATATTCTTAGTAGAGAAAAGTTTATTACATTGTTTTCTTAAAATTAATCTCAACAATTAAGAATAGAAATGACTAAAAAATTCGATGTAATTATTCTTACCGAACCTAGATATGTAAATCCTACAAAAAAGGATATATATACCGAAAATGTTTTAAAAGAAGATAATTATGTAAAATTAGCTCTTGAAAAATTACACCTAAAAGTTGGAAGAATTTCTTGGGATGATCCTAATTTTGATTGGTCCTCAACTAAGTACATACTCTTTAGAACAACTTGGGATTATTTTGATCGATATCCAGAATTTTCTGACTGGTTAAATAAAGTAAGTCAACAAACTATTTTACTGAATTCCGAGAAAATTATTCGATGGAATATCGATAAACATTACTTACTAGACCTACAGAAAAATGGTGTACATATTTGCGAATCTTATTTTATAGAAAAAGGCGATTCTGATACTTTAAAAAAATTAGCTATCAAACACAAATTAAACGAGTTTGTGTTAAAACCATGTGTTTCTGGTTGCGCTAGGCACACTTATAAAATCAATCCTAAAAATATTGAAAATTACGAAGAAATTTTCACAGAATTAATAGCTAATGAAGCTATGATTTTACAACCTTTTCAATATAATATTGTAGAAAAAGGTGAACTTTCTTTAATGGTGATGAATGGTAAGTTTACACACGCTGTGTTAAAGGTTGCTAAAGAAGGTGATTTTAGAGTTCAAGATGATTTTGGTGGTTCAGTTCACAAACACACACCAACTCAAAATGAAATAGATTTTGCAGAAAATGCAGTAAAAAATTGTATCGAATTGCCTATTTATGCTAGAGTTGATATTTTTACAGATAATAACGGTAAATTAGCCATTGCAGAAATTGAATTGATTGAACCAGAATTATGGTTTAGAAATCATCCTGAAGCTGCAGATGAATTAGCAAATGGTATTCAACAATTAATCCAACAAAATGAAGAAAATAGGTAAAATTATAGCAGTATTACTTTTACTTGTACTAATTGCGATTAGTATTTTTTATGTTGCCAATAACGAAGATTTTCCTGAAGGAAAACAAGGTAGTGAAGCTGATGCATTAGCAAATAAAATGCTTACTGCTTTAAATATTGAAGCTTATAATAATACTCGATATTTAGAATGGAGTTTTAGAGGAAAACACTCTTATAAATGGGACAAACAGGAAAATATCGTTGAGGTTTCATGGGATGAAAACAAGGTGATTTTACACACTAAAAACTCAGAAAAAAGTAAGGTAGTTACTAATAAATCTGATGAAACTGAAAATGAACTTATTCAAAAAGCAACAGCATATTTTAATAACGATTCTTTTTGGTTAGTTGCTCCCTATAAAGTTTTTGAAAACGGAATTGAACGAAGTATCGTGAAATATAATGATAAAGATGCTCTTTTGATTACATATACTTCAGGCGGTACAACACCTGGAGATTCTTATTTATGGATTTTAGATGATTCGGGTAAACCAATCTCCTATAAAATGTGGGTGAAAATTATTCCTACTGGAGGAATGGAAGCTACATGGAATGATTGGACTACAACAGCATCTGGAGCATTTTTACCGACAAAACACGAATTACCTATTGGTACTTTAGACTTGGGAATGGTTAAAGGATATAACTAATCTTTGAATTCACATATTTTACATAAAGACGTTCAAGAATTTATAAACAAGAATTTAAAATCAGATATCACAAAACTGATATTAAAAGGAAGTCCTTTTGGTACAATTTCGAGCCAAGAATTAGCCAATCAACTTATTGCTAAACAAAAATCTGAAAAGAAATTACCGACTTGGTTCCAACAAGAAAACATCTATTTTCCTGCAAAAATAAGTATCGAACAAACCTCATCTGAAATTACGGCAGCATATAAAGCTAAACTTGTTTCTGGAACTTCAATAATTGACATCACTGGTGGATTTGGAGTTGATAGCTTATATTTCTCCAAACATTTTAAGGAAATAACACATTGTGAAATCAATGAAGAATTATCAGAAATAGTCAAGCATAATTTTAATGAACTGAAGATTAAAAACTGTTCTTTTTTTATTGGTGATGGAACAGAATATCTAAAAAACAGTTCAGAAAAACTTGATTGCATTTATATTGATCCTTCAAGAAGAAATGACATCAAAGGGAAAGTTTTTTTATTAAAAGATTGCTTACCAAATGTTCCAGAAAACATCGATTTTCTATTTAAAAAAACGAATCAAATATTAATTAAAAACTCCCCTATTCTTGATATAACAAGTACAATTAATGAATTAAAACATGTAAAAGAAGTTCATGTTATTGCCATAAAAAACGAAGTAAAAGAATTATTATTTTTACTAGAAAAAGGCTACAATAATGAGGTTTCTATCAAAACAGTAAACTTTAAAAATGATGAAGAAGAAAAGTTTGAATTCAGTTTAAATTCAAAATCAACATCAGAATATGAAAAACCACTCACCTTTTTATACGAACCAAATTCAGCTATTTTAAAGTCAGGGGGGTTTCATGAAATTACTGAGCAAATAGAAGTGAAAAAATTACATCAACATTCACATTTATATACTTCTGAAACATTAGTTGAGTTTCCAGGTAGAATTTTCAGAGTTATCAACGTAATATCTTACAATAAAAAAGAACTGAGAAAAGTTAAAAAAGCGAATATTACCACTCGTAATTTTCCCAGAACTGTTGCTCAAATTAGAAAAGAAACAAAAATTGAAGATGGTGGAAACACCTATTTATTTTTCACAACAGATTTAAATAATCAACTTAAAGTTATTTTTTGCAATAAAGTTTAATTCTTACATCTAAAAAATTCTTTAACTTTAATTACCTTTGAGTTTATAGAAAAGTAGATGCAAACCACAACCTATCAATCTTTAAAATTCAAAGATTCTAAAAACTCCATTTTAGATGATACCGTTGTTATCGAAGCTCCTTTACAAATTAATATTAATAATCAACCTTATACGGTTGTTATGAGAACTCCAGGCAATGATTTGGAGTTGATTAGAGGATTGCTTTTTGCTGAAGACATTTATAAATCTTCTCAAAATATTGAAGTACACATTACCGAAGAAGATAATTACTCAAGTATCATAAATTGTACGATAACAAAAGATAAAATTGGTAAAGGCTATTTAAATAAACGCACATTATTGTCGGTTTCATCCTGCGGAATTTGTGGAAAAAAAGAACTTTCTGATATTAAAGTATCAGGAGAAAAACTAGCCAATCACTCTCAAATTTCACGTCAAGAAATTAGTGATATGTATGCTAAAATGTATCAATATCAAGAAACATTTAGAGCCTCTGGAGGAAGTCATGCAGCAGCTGTTTTTGACACATCAAAAGAACTTTTAACGATTAAAGAAGATATTGGCAGACATAATGCAGTTGATAAATGTGTTGGGGATTTATTAGAAAATAATCAACTAAAAAAAGGGAAAAGTCTTTTTGTTAGCGGAAGAGTTTCTTATGAAATTGTATCAAAAGCATTTATTGCAAAAATCCCTATTATTGTTGCAGTTTCAGCCTGTTCTTCACTTTCAATCGACTTTGCTAAAGAATTCGGAATTTGCTTAATAGGTTTTAGTAGAGAAACAAAAATGACGGTATATTCGAATCCA from Lutibacter sp. Hel_I_33_5 carries:
- the ggt gene encoding gamma-glutamyltransferase, producing the protein MKKIFLIVFTSLLFINCKTEPKKEKISGLITQKAMVVSAREEASKIGSAILQKGGNAFDAMTATELALAVAYPYAGNIGGGGFMVYRKANGEIGALDYREKAPLASDADMYLDKEGNVIKGKSTLGAMAVGIPGTVAGVFESHRKFGSLPMKDILEPVIALAKRGVIVTKKQEARIKKYRPYFPKANKDTIILDQDWKENDTIKYNALAETLLRIQQNGRDEFYKGETAQRLVNFMQANGGIMTLEDLAKYEAKWRTPITFNYDDLRVISMSPPSSGGICLAQIMNGIESYDLDKYGHNSTKTIQVIAEAERRAYADRSFFLGDPDFVKIPLETLISKEYTKGRMDNFSFDKATKSSDVSHGTIQMVESDETTHYSIVDTFGNAVSVTTTINGAYGSKLYCSDLGFFLNNEMDDFSSKPGVPNMFGLIGAEANKIVPEKRMLSSMTPTIVEKNGKLWMVVGTPGGSTIITSVMQTILNVHEFGFGMQEAVNQPRFHHQWLPDVIMMEPNKFDQKTVAELEKVGYSINQKDAPVIGKVEGILVLPNGKLEGGADPRGDDKAVGF
- a CDS encoding DUF1272 domain-containing protein — translated: MLELRPGCEHCNKALPHTSTEAMICSFECTYCKECALEIFENVCPSCAGNFVERPIRPSKMIEKYPASIKEVFKPKDLEKAKINSEKYKNINPGER
- a CDS encoding PLP-dependent aminotransferase family protein; this encodes MFPYKTSFLLKRNTSQALYLQLSNQFITLIKNNTLPSNTKLPGSRVLAEMLNVHRKTVVACYEELLLQGWIVSIPKKGTFVNTDLPLLHYQKSTNDIVKSIKSKANFSFKKSKILERKTFPELTNFTVINDGVSDHRLTPIDDIARTYRRIASKKSTIEQLTYKSTYGNIRLREALVSYLNETRGLQITIDNILITRGSQMGIFLTAILLFKKDDLVVVGETNYIAADVTFSQSKAKILRVPVDENGLNTDAIEKICKKKRIKAVFVTSHHHHPTTVTLSAKRRIHLLNLSKLYNFAIIEDDYDYDFNYNHAPILPLSSHDSLGNVIYLGSVCKTVAPVFRIGYLIAPKDFVDEAAKHRRYIDRQGDALLELTFAEFIKSGDLDRHIKKVLKIYRQRRDLFCKLMTEELSAYFSFEVPKGGMAVWTILDKKYTWKQVSETAKRHQLEIGDWERYDLANNNHNAIRIGFASYTEDEIIELVKKLKQTMNSLDFL
- a CDS encoding GNAT family N-acetyltransferase, which produces MSSINNKLTVREFTIDDVNFIVDYFYNATDEFLLGMGAIKEKLPKRTLFYDIIYSEVEKKYRNKNLYYIIWLLNNEPVGHSHINKINFGKEAYMHLHLWKNPNRQKGLGSAFVKETLPYYFKNFQLENLFCEPYAENPSPNKTLLKVGFDFVKGYETIPGTINFHQKVNQYILSREKFITLFS
- a CDS encoding class I SAM-dependent methyltransferase — encoded protein: MNSHILHKDVQEFINKNLKSDITKLILKGSPFGTISSQELANQLIAKQKSEKKLPTWFQQENIYFPAKISIEQTSSEITAAYKAKLVSGTSIIDITGGFGVDSLYFSKHFKEITHCEINEELSEIVKHNFNELKIKNCSFFIGDGTEYLKNSSEKLDCIYIDPSRRNDIKGKVFLLKDCLPNVPENIDFLFKKTNQILIKNSPILDITSTINELKHVKEVHVIAIKNEVKELLFLLEKGYNNEVSIKTVNFKNDEEEKFEFSLNSKSTSEYEKPLTFLYEPNSAILKSGGFHEITEQIEVKKLHQHSHLYTSETLVEFPGRIFRVINVISYNKKELRKVKKANITTRNFPRTVAQIRKETKIEDGGNTYLFFTTDLNNQLKVIFCNKV
- the fdhD gene encoding formate dehydrogenase accessory sulfurtransferase FdhD, producing MQTTTYQSLKFKDSKNSILDDTVVIEAPLQININNQPYTVVMRTPGNDLELIRGLLFAEDIYKSSQNIEVHITEEDNYSSIINCTITKDKIGKGYLNKRTLLSVSSCGICGKKELSDIKVSGEKLANHSQISRQEISDMYAKMYQYQETFRASGGSHAAAVFDTSKELLTIKEDIGRHNAVDKCVGDLLENNQLKKGKSLFVSGRVSYEIVSKAFIAKIPIIVAVSACSSLSIDFAKEFGICLIGFSRETKMTVYSNPQYVNYE
- a CDS encoding DinB family protein, which produces MIKKELNTSEYNKYYSRYINRVEENTELISGYEADKKMVIDFFNSIPKEKHEFRYQPEKWTIKEILQHIVDTERVFMYRFLCIARNDKTAFPGYEQDDYIAPSEANKKSMEALIHEFTVTRLSSLNLIKSISEENLKNMGTASNSPMSARACAVLLLGHSIWHIDVIKERYL
- a CDS encoding GNAT family N-acetyltransferase, giving the protein MIEIRRATVDDAIHIALLGRITYTESHGDYIENKEYLLDFYNKYYSVHQIRKELNDPENLYWIIFSDELPIGFAKLSLNVNYEKSGSTNSCKLQRLYILNDFIALKIGSQLQEIILKKAKELKFDLIWLTAYYKNTKGIHFYKKYGFENIGSIDFFVGEKNYENLVFAKKL
- a CDS encoding VOC family protein, giving the protein MIQPFHLAIPVKDLEKCRAFYRDILQCEEGRSSDTWVDFNFFGHQFVIHQKDGFHPERISNPVDGHDVPVPHFGVVLTWDDWHALADRLKAANTSFIIEPTIRFKGKVGEQATLFFNDPENNALEFKAFKDESQIFAT
- a CDS encoding RimK family alpha-L-glutamate ligase produces the protein MTKKFDVIILTEPRYVNPTKKDIYTENVLKEDNYVKLALEKLHLKVGRISWDDPNFDWSSTKYILFRTTWDYFDRYPEFSDWLNKVSQQTILLNSEKIIRWNIDKHYLLDLQKNGVHICESYFIEKGDSDTLKKLAIKHKLNEFVLKPCVSGCARHTYKINPKNIENYEEIFTELIANEAMILQPFQYNIVEKGELSLMVMNGKFTHAVLKVAKEGDFRVQDDFGGSVHKHTPTQNEIDFAENAVKNCIELPIYARVDIFTDNNGKLAIAEIELIEPELWFRNHPEAADELANGIQQLIQQNEENR
- a CDS encoding pyridoxamine 5'-phosphate oxidase family protein, with protein sequence MKEYSKSKLNRVKRGQNRATYDVEKINSILDAGFIGYVSYVYQEQAITLPMAYGRKDDKIYLHGSQANRMLLTLLETGKISMTVMHLDALVLARSGLHHSVNYRSVTLFGSVKKITDDTEKDAALFCFMEHMMKGRWDGIRDMHKQELDRTLVVEMTIETASAKVRDVGVGDEPEDYNLDVWAGLIPIKQVAEFPIPDEGKPKGMEIPKHIMDYYEQHKQ
- a CDS encoding RluA family pseudouridine synthase, which translates into the protein MQLIETHLVPILEKPIRLQEYGVGVFKTTPTKSGIKKAIKKGLLLVDKKTTTSALFINGGETIELYQTEENDSFKRLELKLDVLFEDDFLAIIYKPAGILVSGNSFVTIDNALSQNLQKSTQFDAVRPRPVHRLDYPTSGVLLIGKTNASILALNKLFENKEIQKTYHAICIGKMNSEGKINNPIDNKEAITNYKVIEMVVSERFKFLNLVKLNPKTGRKHQLRKHLSENGNQILGDKEYGKEELQLKGKGLYLHASSLEFEHPFTHEKISVIKELPKKFRKIFPAF